The Schistocerca piceifrons isolate TAMUIC-IGC-003096 chromosome 5, iqSchPice1.1, whole genome shotgun sequence genome has a segment encoding these proteins:
- the LOC124798633 gene encoding G1/S-specific cyclin-E: MSCHSTRRPSLLKRKRTRSEDEDVDNAKPLSSGTSLVEEKCKTPEENYLLSPESIDTCPGSVLSNQRTPLSGHETDPEHNYEASFLSPISERLTPLPMLSWADHKVVWDLLCHKDVASKSDRDAEMFSRHPCLQSRMRSILLDWLIEVCEVYNLHRETYHLTMDFIDRYLSIQSNIPKQQLQLIGITCLFIAAKVEEIYPPKLTEFAYVTDGACTESEILEKELAILKTLNWNLNPVTANNWLNMYLQLCSDLMKKSIIDKADNSCYGFLFPRYSGLSFVQIAKLVDFCMLDEGSLRFPYSVIAASALYHLGSKEVALRVSGMKWKDIDRCVHWMSPFALTLREEGVLQSGMWNDPAACVIVGDTHHTQTHSVDVKMLEAAQQRLLQMDIEALPVSTCLLTPPASSKKTSKYTKDVGNFT; this comes from the exons CTGCCACTCCACACGTCGCCCATCGTTACTGAAACGGAAGAGGACTCGTTCAGAAGATGAG GATGTGGATAATGCAAAACCACTTTCATCAGGAACTAGTTTGGTGGAAGAG AAATGCAAGACGCCAGAAGAGAACTACTTACTGAGCCCTGAAAGTATTGATACGTGCCCTGGATCGGTGCTGAGCAATCAGCGTACGCCCTTGAGTGGTCATGAAACAGATCCAGAGCATAA TTATGAAGCATCTTTCCTGTCACCAATATCAGAAAGACTCACACCTTTGCCAATGTTAAGTTGGGCTGACCATAAAGTAGTTTGGGACCTCCTCTGCCACAAAGACGTGGCTTCCAAAAGTGATCGGGATGCGGAAATGTTTTCAAGGCACCCATGTCTCCAGTCAAGAATGAGATCAATTCTTCTGGATTGGTTAATAGAG GTCTGTGAAGTCTATAATTTGCACAGAGAAACATACCATCTGACAATGGATTTCATTGACCGATACTTGTCGATCCAGAGCAATATCCCCAAACAACAGTTACAGTTAATAG GTATCACCTGCTTATTTATTGCTGCAAAAGTTGAGGAAATATATCCTCCAAAACTTACAGAATTCGCATATGTCACTGATGGGGCCTGTACAGAATCAGAGATTCTGGAAAAAGAACTGGCTATTTTGAAG ACTTTAAATTGGAACCTTAATCCGGTGACTGCCAACAACTGGCTGAATATGTACCTGCAGTTATGTAGTGATCTAATGAAGAAGAGTATAATAGACAAAGCAGACAATTCATGTTATGGATTTTTGTTTCCTCGATATTCCGGACTGTCCTTCGTGCAAATTGCAAAATTGGTAGATTTCTGTATGCTGGATGAAGGGTCTCTGAGGTTTCCATATAGTGTAATAGCTGCATCTGCCCTGTATCATTTAGGAAGCAAGGAAGTAGCACTTCGTGTTTCTG GAATGAAATGGAAAGATATAGACAGGTGTGTCCATTGGATGTCACCATTTGCCTTAACCCTCCGTGAAGAAGGTGTTTTACAGTCCGGCATGTGGAATGATCCAGCAGCATGTGTTATTGTTGGTGACACTCATCATACGCAAACACATTCAGTTGATGTCAAGATGCTT GAGGCCGCCCAGCAGCGTTTACTCCAGATGGATATAGAAGCTCTTCCAGTGTCTACTTGCCTTTTGACGCCTCCGGCTAGCAGTAAGAAAACTTCAAAATATACAAAAGACGTAGGAAATTTTACATAG